Proteins found in one Triticum aestivum cultivar Chinese Spring chromosome 4D, IWGSC CS RefSeq v2.1, whole genome shotgun sequence genomic segment:
- the LOC123098602 gene encoding ribonuclease TUDOR 2-like, with the protein MAPRLARRGGVDEPFAWESREYLRKLCVGKEVTFRVDYTAPNIGRVFGELSGFDAKKGKSLEATRVYLLPSFHGPLFC; encoded by the exons ATGGCCCCAAGGCTG GCTCGTCGTGGTGGAGTGGATGAGCCATTTGCTTGGGAAAGCAGGGAGTATCTGAGGAAACTCTGCGTAGGAAAG GAGGTCACATTTAGAGTGGATTACACTGCTCCTAACATCGGACGAGTATTTGGCGAACTAAGTGGTTTTGATGCAAAAAAAGGCAAGAGTCTGGAAGCCACTCGTGTTTACTTGCTTCCAAGTTTCCATGGCCCTTTATTCTGTTAG